Within Desulfovibrio legallii, the genomic segment CGTTGTTGTCGCGCACGAAGGCCCGGTACTTGCCGTACCAGCGGTTGCGGTAGCGCTCCTCGGATTGACGGTCGCGAGTTTCAAGCATGCTCCGCCTCACGCTTTCGACTGGCGTCCCAGGCCAGCCAGCCGCCCAGGCGAACCGCCCAATACATGACCTGCCTTTTCCACAGAGGCACGCCCAAAGCCGCCATCAGTTCGAGAAAGAGGCGGTCGGCCGCAAGCCGCGAGACCTTGCCGGTGTGGTAGAGATAGTCGTGAACGACGGCCGCCGGGGAATATCGTCCCCAGGGCGGCACCACGCGCCAGAACAGGCGCGGCACCGAGGCGAAGTCGGTCTCGAACCCGGCGGGCACTTCGATGATGCGGCCAGCGCCGGTGCGGACACGGAACGGCTGGGTCAGCCTTGCGGTCATTCCATTGGGCAGGATCTCCACCCGAAGCGGCCCGGAGAGACCCAGCGCGGTGCCGGAAAACAGGGTCTTGGCTTCGGCGCTCATGACCTCCACCTCGCCTTGCCCGACTGACGCACGTCGAGATGGACCCAGGAGGCATAGACGCCGATGCCGCCTTCGCGGAAGAGTGGAATCTCCTCGGCGATGACCGCCAGTTCCTCGGGCGAAACGCCTGCGGGACAGCTCACGTCGACCGCCATGCCCAGCGTGTGAAAACTCTGTTCCGCGCCACCCACCGCCTTGTTGTGCCGGTTGCAACGGAAGCCGCTGGTGATGGACAGCGGTTTGCCGATGCGGTCGCGCAGCGTCTGCAGGGCGTCGACCAGGTCGGGATGGACCGCAGCCGAATGGCCGCAGCAGTTCGTGCCTTTGCAGGCGAATTCCGAACGGTTGAAATTCTTGCTGAGATCACCCATTGCCGCCTCCTTGTGTGACCGCGCCGGAATCCGCGTCGATGGTCACCATGGCTGGCGGCTCGTTTTGCGGCGTGGGCGGGGCCTCCTTGTCGTTGGGTTTGCCCTGGGACTCGGCGGACTTGTCGCCCGCGCCCTTGCCGAGGGCGTTCTTCTTGAGTTTGAGTTCGCAGAGATAGCCAGCGCCGCTGATGCTGTGGCGGACCGAGTGGCAGTAGTAGATGCCGGAAAACTTCCGTCCCACGCCCTTGATCTCGACGTTCTTCTTGGCGCGTAGCTGGGGAATGCCGATGGTGGCGGCGTCCGCTTCGACCTGGCGCAGCTCGGCCTCGCGGAACTTGCCTTCGGCGCTGTCCTGGGCGGGCTCCTGGCGCGGCTCTTCGTGAAAGCCTTCGGAACGGTCGAAGCTGGGCACGATCTGCCCCGTCTCCTGTTCCTTGAAGCTGCCTTCGC encodes:
- a CDS encoding DUF1353 domain-containing protein, with product MSAEAKTLFSGTALGLSGPLRVEILPNGMTARLTQPFRVRTGAGRIIEVPAGFETDFASVPRLFWRVVPPWGRYSPAAVVHDYLYHTGKVSRLAADRLFLELMAALGVPLWKRQVMYWAVRLGGWLAWDASRKREAEHA
- a CDS encoding YcbK family protein; this translates as MGDLSKNFNRSEFACKGTNCCGHSAAVHPDLVDALQTLRDRIGKPLSITSGFRCNRHNKAVGGAEQSFHTLGMAVDVSCPAGVSPEELAVIAEEIPLFREGGIGVYASWVHLDVRQSGKARWRS